The following coding sequences lie in one Solirubrobacterales bacterium genomic window:
- a CDS encoding lytic murein transglycosylase produces MRLAGRMGVGAALGRRLPKSAWGRVAAGAAAAFFGILMVASMGATTSSLAGGACAPGDAAVGSVRGVPQQYARHYTGAAERFRLGQRGPAILAAIHKVESDFGRSLLPGVSSGENSAGAGGPMQFLASTWRRYGIDGDGDGDRDRYDAVDAIYGAANYLRASGAPGDWYRAIFAYDQADWYVKEVLAAARRFGDVGEVADASCAPSAAGVANLRKAVRVYEPRAFRRMPAKLTAPGYSPQPIDSRIWPGAVWILRTYDLRVTAAREPGHATHGDGTALDLVPAGDLRSQTAWDRSAGRLARDLGWRRGSGRSGSRPACDLAPAIQFVGYDGYPSHGSPRTCRGGCPAHIHVSWVSSSFGSGSLSPPPAWVLVFPAPGGGS; encoded by the coding sequence ATGAGGCTCGCGGGGCGCATGGGCGTCGGGGCGGCGCTCGGGCGCCGCCTGCCCAAGAGCGCCTGGGGGCGCGTGGCGGCCGGCGCGGCGGCCGCGTTCTTCGGGATCCTGATGGTCGCCTCGATGGGGGCGACGACGAGCTCGCTCGCCGGCGGAGCGTGCGCTCCGGGAGATGCCGCGGTCGGCTCGGTCCGGGGAGTGCCGCAGCAGTACGCGCGCCACTACACAGGCGCTGCCGAGCGCTTTCGCCTCGGCCAGCGCGGCCCCGCGATCCTGGCGGCGATCCACAAGGTAGAGAGCGACTTCGGGCGCTCGTTGCTTCCGGGGGTCTCGTCGGGGGAGAACTCCGCCGGCGCCGGCGGGCCCATGCAATTCCTCGCCTCGACCTGGCGGCGCTACGGTATCGACGGGGACGGGGACGGGGATCGCGACCGCTACGACGCGGTCGACGCGATCTACGGCGCCGCCAACTACCTGCGCGCCTCGGGCGCCCCCGGCGACTGGTACCGGGCGATCTTCGCCTACGACCAGGCCGACTGGTACGTCAAGGAGGTGCTCGCCGCCGCTCGGCGCTTCGGCGACGTCGGCGAGGTAGCCGACGCCAGCTGCGCGCCTTCGGCCGCCGGCGTCGCGAACCTGAGGAAAGCGGTCCGCGTGTACGAGCCGCGCGCCTTCCGACGGATGCCGGCGAAGCTGACGGCGCCGGGCTACTCGCCGCAGCCCATCGACTCGCGGATCTGGCCCGGCGCGGTGTGGATCCTTCGCACCTACGACCTCCGCGTTACCGCGGCGCGCGAGCCGGGCCACGCGACCCATGGCGACGGCACCGCGCTCGACCTGGTCCCGGCGGGCGACCTCCGTTCGCAGACCGCCTGGGATCGCTCCGCCGGGCGGCTGGCGCGCGACCTGGGCTGGAGGCGCGGCTCCGGGCGCTCGGGGTCTCGCCCGGCCTGCGACCTCGCCCCGGCGATCCAGTTCGTCGGCTACGACGGCTATCCCTCGCACGGCTCGCCGCGGACTTGCCGCGGGGGCTGCCCCGCCCACATTCACGTCTCGTGGGTGAGCTCGTCGTTCGGGTCGGGTTCGCTCTCGCCGCCCCCCGCGTGGGTGCTCGTCTTCCCGGCCCCCGGAGGCGGCTCGTGA